A genomic region of Thermodesulfovibrio aggregans contains the following coding sequences:
- the recR gene encoding recombination mediator RecR, whose amino-acid sequence MSNPIEKLIENLCKLPGIGRKTAQRLAFFIMSMPQQEAIDIAQAIINLKKNAKYCSVCFNITEQEKCNICSNPERDQSIICVVEEPSNIVLFEKTGYKGTYHVLGGNISPVDGLTPDKLKIKELEERVKTGQIKEVIISTSPNTKGELTAQWIADMLKKYDIKISRIAYGLPIGIDIEFADEVTLSKALEGRKPVNV is encoded by the coding sequence AAATCTTTGCAAACTTCCGGGGATTGGTAGAAAAACTGCTCAGAGACTTGCTTTTTTTATAATGAGCATGCCACAGCAAGAAGCTATTGATATAGCACAGGCAATTATAAATCTGAAAAAAAACGCTAAATACTGCTCTGTTTGTTTTAACATTACGGAGCAGGAAAAATGCAATATATGCAGTAATCCTGAAAGAGATCAATCTATAATATGTGTAGTAGAAGAACCAAGCAATATAGTTTTATTTGAAAAAACTGGATATAAGGGTACATATCATGTTCTTGGAGGAAATATATCTCCTGTTGATGGATTAACTCCAGATAAGTTAAAGATAAAAGAGCTTGAAGAGAGAGTTAAAACAGGTCAGATCAAAGAAGTTATAATCTCAACAAGCCCAAATACAAAAGGAGAGCTTACAGCACAATGGATCGCTGATATGTTAAAAAAATACGACATTAAAATATCAAGAATTGCCTATGGGCTTCCTATAGGGATTGACATTGAGTTTGCAGATGAAGTAACATTGTCAAAAGCTTTAGAAGGAAGGAAGCCTGTGAATGTATGA